TTTATGGGGTTGGTTCATGATGATTAGTATTAAAATCAGACTATTATCTGTTTCTTCACACAGGGAAACAACTCACGGGGTCCAAGTTTCATTGATGTATTATAATGTCACCATAACCCTCATTGTTATGACTTTAAAATGCAGTTAATGTAAATAACATTGTAATAACGATAACTGTCTTTCTCATAGAATTCAATTTTTATAACCAGAGTTAATTTGATTTTTAGCTGAAAATTAGTATTAAGTTCTCTTATTGAAATTAGTTATTAATTATATTTATAGACACTGTTAAGCTATGCTTTTTATTTAGGTTAATTAAATGCTATTTTTAATTTATTTAATACCTGATATTATTTACAGCTAGTTTTTACTTAATGTTAGCGCTAGGCTTATATTGGGGTTGTTATATTTTTTAAGTGTTTTTTAATGTGTTATAAAAAAGGCACCGTCGTTATTGCCTACAGTATTGGCAGTTTAGCGAGTTTTTGGGTTTATGAACGCACCTTTGGTTTTTTATGGTAAAGCGGAATGTAGGTTATTAACGTTGTTTTTTACGAGAGTGGACATCACCAAATAAAATGGAGTCATCATTATTTTTCCATTTTGGGTAGGTCATCATTACTTTAGAAAATAGGGGGTCATTATAATGGTTTACTAACCACGCACGTAAATAAGGCAAGGGCGCTTGTGCATACCATTTTTTATCTACTCGTGAAAATTGGCGAATAAATGGCAAAATAGAGTAATCAACTAAACTTGGTTTTTCTCCCATAATGTAAGCATGTTGAGATAAACGCTGTTCAATTTCCATTAACCATCCGCAACACATATCACGGCATGCTGTTTCATTATCATCATGATAACGAGAAGCGGCTCGGTACTTCTGTAAGGCATTCACAAATTCAGTGTCACTGCGGTTAATTAACTCAAGCATCACAGGCAATAGAGCTTTATCGTGTGAATACAGTAGATTATTAGGATCTGATTGGTTGAGCGCCCATATCATCACATCAATGCTTTCATCAATGACAGAGCCATTTTCTAGCAGCAATACTGGCACTGTCCCCTTCGGTGAAATAGACAGCATTTCTTCGGGTTTATTATTCATATCGACGTCACGAAGCAAGACAATTTGATGTGCGTGTATTATCCCAAGGCGAGCACGCATAGCGT
The Aliivibrio salmonicida LFI1238 genome window above contains:
- a CDS encoding glutathione S-transferase, whose translation is MTSPILYSLRQCPYAMRARLGIIHAHQIVLLRDVDMNNKPEEMLSISPKGTVPVLLLENGSVIDESIDVMIWALNQSDPNNLLYSHDKALLPVMLELINRSDTEFVNALQKYRAASRYHDDNETACRDMCCGWLMEIEQRLSQHAYIMGEKPSLVDYSILPFIRQFSRVDKKWYAQAPLPYLRAWLVNHYNDPLFSKVMMTYPKWKNNDDSILFGDVHSRKKQR